A single window of Pseudomonadota bacterium DNA harbors:
- a CDS encoding HPr family phosphocarrier protein has protein sequence MTIKEIDLIPSELRAIEVHKYYLSQREGREISLEEAIVDFLINYESDFLMAKQIEDVREQNAEIMKYKWIESEKEGHDIGTEKAALEWVEKYGSIWRDEKESLEKNDFTGLSIVIENKRGLNIEIAALAEIARKHDCELYIHKDRMKYYNFILFGKKQYLNVKSILCPKYLEADKGEPIEFIAIGNGAKEALGETEYLIHNLESN, from the coding sequence ATGACAATAAAAGAGATCGACCTTATCCCCTCCGAGCTTCGCGCCATTGAAGTGCACAAGTACTACCTTTCTCAGAGAGAAGGCAGGGAAATTTCTCTTGAAGAGGCAATCGTTGATTTCCTGATCAATTATGAATCAGATTTCCTCATGGCAAAACAGATAGAAGACGTGAGAGAACAAAATGCCGAGATCATGAAATATAAATGGATCGAGTCAGAAAAAGAGGGACACGACATAGGCACTGAAAAGGCAGCACTGGAATGGGTTGAAAAGTATGGCTCCATATGGAGAGACGAGAAAGAATCTCTTGAGAAAAACGACTTTACCGGGTTAAGCATCGTTATAGAAAATAAGAGGGGACTCAATATAGAAATTGCTGCATTGGCCGAAATAGCACGAAAGCATGACTGCGAACTATACATCCACAAAGACAGGATGAAATATTATAACTTCATTTTATTCGGGAAAAAACAATATTTAAACGTTAAATCAATCCTCTGTCCCAAATACTTGGAAGCTGACAAGGGTGAACCCATTGAGTTCATCGCCATCGGAAATGGAGCAAAAGAAGCACTCGGAGAAACGGAATACCTGATACACAATTTAGAGTCCAACTGA